One genomic window of Spiroplasma endosymbiont of Diplazon laetatorius includes the following:
- a CDS encoding bifunctional folylpolyglutamate synthase/dihydrofolate synthase encodes MISVEENLIPSEIIFKKNYNLQKLLKDLGNPQNKFKVINVVGTNGKGSTSQFIYSGLKTKFSRVGLFTSPAFLNQNERIQFNNNVISDEDLKRLLSENNEVIKKYQLTFFEIWTLLSILYFNKQNVEVAVIEAGIGGVKDSTNVFENQLAVCVTSLGLDHQEVLGLSIEEIIFQKISIAKKDVRIFISADNLKYNKTIKRVNKNEKVYTRIIEDPVYYQTFNKGLAQEVLEYLGIPFYDFHISPLGRYSVLRKEPLFILDGCHNYDGALKLCKQIKNEKELIILFGSSEGKDQLKMLHLFKKMKRKVFITEFDHKKSWTIDNEKFSEFEIVKDWKVFLENNKEKNILVCGSLYFVPLVYQWFKGE; translated from the coding sequence ATGATTAGTGTAGAGGAAAATTTAATACCGTCTGAAATAATCTTCAAAAAAAATTATAATCTTCAAAAACTATTAAAGGATTTGGGTAATCCACAAAATAAGTTTAAGGTAATAAATGTCGTTGGAACAAACGGTAAGGGTTCAACTTCACAATTTATTTATAGTGGATTAAAAACAAAATTCTCACGAGTAGGATTATTTACATCTCCAGCATTTTTAAATCAAAATGAAAGAATACAATTTAACAACAATGTTATTTCAGATGAAGATTTAAAGAGATTGCTTTCAGAAAATAATGAAGTCATTAAAAAATATCAATTAACATTTTTCGAAATTTGAACACTTTTATCTATACTTTATTTTAATAAGCAAAATGTTGAAGTTGCAGTTATTGAAGCTGGTATAGGTGGGGTTAAAGATTCTACTAATGTTTTTGAAAATCAACTTGCAGTTTGTGTTACATCTTTAGGTTTAGATCACCAAGAAGTTTTAGGATTAAGCATAGAGGAAATAATATTTCAAAAAATTTCTATAGCTAAAAAAGACGTGAGAATATTTATTAGTGCAGACAATTTAAAATATAATAAAACAATAAAAAGAGTTAATAAAAATGAAAAAGTTTATACAAGAATAATTGAAGACCCAGTGTATTATCAAACTTTTAACAAAGGTTTGGCACAAGAAGTTTTGGAATATCTTGGAATACCATTTTATGATTTTCATATATCACCACTAGGGCGATATAGTGTTTTAAGAAAAGAACCTTTATTTATTTTAGATGGTTGTCATAACTATGATGGTGCTTTAAAACTTTGTAAACAAATTAAAAATGAAAAGGAATTAATAATACTATTTGGTTCAAGTGAAGGAAAAGATCAATTGAAAATGCTTCATCTTTTTAAAAAAATGAAAAGAAAAGTATTCATTACAGAGTTTGATCACAAAAAATCTTGAACTATAGATAATGAAAAGTTTTCTGAATTTGAAATAGTAAAAGATTGAAAAGTGTTTTTAGAAAATAATAAAGAAAAAAATATACTGGTGTGTGGAAGTTTATATTTTGTTCCACTTGTATACCAATGATTTAAAGGAGAATAA
- the uvrB gene encoding excinuclease ABC subunit UvrB translates to MENKNMKFDLVTEYKPGGDQPQAINKLIDGLKNDVKHQVLMGATGTGKTFTMANVIKEINKPTLVLAHNKTLAMQLYIELKELFPNNRVEYYVSNFDFYQPEAYIPSRDLYIDKDAKRNNDLEMMRLSAMNALMIRKDTIVVASVACIYATQDPKEYGDVFFELQVGQVLSKKDLLTFLVQTGYTRDETDLAMGYFSAKGDVIRIAPSWTDKYHIRISMFGDEIESIEMIDILNNTVLEKLRMFTVYPAAAYVTNFDKMKLVVENIGKELEQRVQWFQDQKKFIEADRLLKRTKYDMETMSEFGICSGIENYSPHLDFRAPGIPPFTLIDYFGDDFLTIIDESHMMIPQLNAMYNTDRSRKETLIEHGFRLPSAIDNRPLKFEEFAGKLKNVIYTSATPGPYELELTDNKVVEQIIRPTGLVDPQIEIRSTVNQMNDIVDEINKVVEKGQKVFITAITIRISEDITTYLQSRNLKVAYLHSELKTLERNQVLTDLRRGVYDVIVGVNLLREGLDIPEVSLVCILDADKQGFLRNTRSLIQTIGRAARNSEGRVIFYADSTSQAMKEAIEETDRRRNIQEEYNRVHGITPKTIIKKITDVISDYNIRNKVEELKSLKKKEKEKKKEDLISDLRKQMLTAAKEQNYEKAAELRDLILELQAES, encoded by the coding sequence ATGGAAAATAAAAATATGAAATTCGACTTGGTCACTGAATATAAACCAGGCGGTGATCAGCCACAAGCAATTAACAAATTAATTGATGGTTTAAAAAATGATGTTAAACACCAAGTGCTTATGGGTGCCACAGGAACTGGTAAAACTTTTACTATGGCAAATGTTATAAAAGAAATTAATAAACCAACTTTGGTTTTAGCGCACAACAAAACTCTTGCGATGCAACTTTATATAGAGTTAAAGGAATTATTCCCGAACAATAGAGTTGAATATTATGTTTCAAACTTTGATTTCTATCAACCAGAAGCATATATTCCTTCAAGGGATTTATATATAGATAAAGACGCTAAAAGAAATAATGATTTAGAAATGATGAGATTAAGTGCAATGAATGCACTTATGATAAGAAAAGATACAATAGTTGTTGCTTCTGTTGCTTGTATTTATGCAACTCAAGATCCAAAAGAATATGGAGATGTATTTTTTGAACTACAAGTAGGACAAGTATTGTCAAAAAAAGACTTACTAACTTTTTTAGTTCAAACAGGTTATACAAGAGACGAAACTGATTTGGCTATGGGTTACTTTAGTGCAAAAGGTGATGTAATAAGAATTGCACCAAGTTGAACTGATAAGTATCACATAAGAATATCTATGTTTGGAGATGAAATAGAATCAATTGAAATGATTGATATATTAAACAATACAGTTTTAGAAAAACTAAGAATGTTTACAGTTTATCCAGCAGCAGCTTATGTAACTAACTTTGATAAAATGAAATTAGTTGTCGAAAATATTGGAAAAGAATTAGAGCAAAGAGTTCAATGATTCCAAGATCAAAAAAAATTTATTGAAGCAGACAGACTTTTAAAAAGAACAAAATATGATATGGAAACAATGAGTGAATTTGGAATATGTAGTGGTATAGAAAACTATTCTCCTCATTTAGACTTTAGAGCTCCAGGAATTCCTCCATTTACTTTGATAGATTATTTTGGAGATGACTTTTTAACTATTATAGATGAGTCTCACATGATGATACCTCAACTTAATGCTATGTATAATACTGACAGAAGTAGAAAAGAAACTTTGATTGAACATGGTTTTAGATTACCAAGTGCTATTGATAATAGACCATTGAAGTTTGAAGAGTTTGCAGGCAAATTAAAAAATGTAATTTATACTTCTGCAACACCAGGACCTTACGAATTAGAGTTAACAGATAATAAGGTTGTTGAACAAATTATTAGACCAACAGGTCTTGTTGATCCACAAATTGAAATTCGCTCTACTGTAAATCAAATGAATGACATAGTTGATGAAATAAATAAAGTTGTTGAAAAAGGACAAAAAGTTTTTATCACTGCTATCACAATAAGAATATCAGAAGACATAACAACATATTTACAATCAAGAAATTTAAAAGTAGCATACCTTCACTCTGAATTAAAAACTTTAGAGAGAAATCAAGTGCTAACAGATTTAAGAAGAGGAGTTTATGATGTTATAGTTGGAGTTAACTTGTTAAGAGAAGGTTTAGATATTCCTGAAGTGAGTTTGGTTTGTATCTTAGATGCTGACAAACAAGGTTTCTTAAGAAACACTAGAAGTTTAATACAAACAATAGGTAGAGCTGCAAGAAACTCTGAAGGTAGAGTTATATTTTATGCAGACTCAACTTCTCAAGCAATGAAAGAAGCCATTGAAGAAACTGATAGAAGAAGAAATATACAAGAAGAATACAATAGGGTTCATGGAATAACTCCAAAAACTATTATTAAAAAAATTACTGATGTTATTTCTGATTATAATATTAGAAATAAAGTTGAAGAATTAAAATCATTAAAGAAAAAAGAAAAAGAAAAGAAAAAAGAAGACTTGATTTCTGATTTAAGAAAGCAAATGTTAACTGCAGCCAAAGAACAAAATTATGAGAAGGCAGCTGAACTTAGAGATCTTATTTTAGAATTGCAAGCAGAAAGTTAG
- the secA gene encoding preprotein translocase subunit SecA → MARDKAIIKKHGKTADEIISLESVYEKLSDSELSNKTQEFKERLEKGETLDDLLVEAFAVVREAAYRVLKMRAYRVQLIGAIILHEGDIAEMRTGEGKTLTGLFPAYLNALSGLGVHVVTVNEYLSQRDSEINGQVYNMLGLTVGLNGRDLSKDQKRNAYAQDITYTTNSELGFDYLRDNMVYRLEQKVQRKLNFAIIDEADSILIDEARTPLIISGGSQNRINLYKAADGFAKTLDQNTDIEMDLESKQVYLTDSGIKKAHSFFSIENLFDFRNTELFHLIMNALKALFTFKLEVEYTVQDNEIILIDQFTGRTMPGRAYSDGLQQALQAKEGVEIEEETTTLATITYQNFYRLYNKLSGMTGTAKTEEEEFLKIYNTRVIVCPTNKPIIRVDEPDLTFGTTNAKLKHLVRDLEEVIQSGRPVLIGTTSVESSEQVSRYLEKAGMKFEMINAKNHHREAEIVEKAGQVGSITLATNMAGRGTDIKLSQEAKDNGGLFVMGIERNEARRIDNQLRGRAGRQGDPGSSRFYISMDDELMVRFSSPKLRQMFLKLGDDHIKSKMFTRAITNAQKKLEGLNFDQRKNVLDYDNILSQQREAIYAQRDSILEQETLKVVLSRFQYTIAYEMVERNSELVRGERTININSLIQEIDGKFVLENSLTEKDFVGLEKQDIAKKISEKMMELYIAKTSAVPQEVISEMERRTILQSLDHHWQKHINLTQKLRSGIYLQQYAQNNPLHEYVEESAKLFNKMKIMIAEETIVKLNGSFVSEMNSNKEEIQFTQPEPKTVNISDKDIDQILEEWKIPKEKFARVNVEKRFKELKDEFKDNKQEIEKLDFQFAVLDGLMKKLDEMFAQQSKQASELSFEAIEKIVSKFKLEKIFNREQVKEGFDNLMKAAKSEEEKTTLLIETQILMALATQFEAKQKEFAVTDEDGNVKKVFKTNPDGSISEDDIEDTEQVQTKTKLG, encoded by the coding sequence ATGGCAAGAGATAAAGCGATAATTAAAAAACACGGTAAAACAGCCGATGAAATTATCTCACTAGAATCAGTGTATGAAAAATTAAGTGATTCAGAACTATCAAACAAAACACAAGAATTTAAAGAAAGATTAGAAAAAGGCGAAACTTTAGATGATCTTTTAGTTGAAGCGTTTGCGGTGGTTAGAGAAGCTGCCTATAGAGTTCTTAAAATGAGAGCTTATAGAGTTCAACTTATTGGAGCAATTATTTTACATGAAGGTGATATAGCAGAAATGAGAACTGGTGAAGGTAAAACCTTAACAGGTCTTTTTCCTGCATACTTAAATGCCTTATCTGGTCTTGGTGTTCATGTTGTTACAGTTAACGAATATCTTTCACAAAGGGATAGCGAAATAAACGGACAAGTTTATAATATGCTAGGTTTAACGGTTGGTTTAAATGGTAGAGATCTTTCAAAAGATCAAAAGAGAAATGCATATGCACAAGATATAACATATACAACAAACTCTGAATTAGGTTTTGACTACCTAAGAGATAATATGGTATATCGTTTAGAACAAAAAGTGCAAAGAAAACTTAACTTTGCAATTATCGATGAGGCCGACTCAATTCTTATCGATGAGGCAAGAACTCCACTTATAATTTCTGGAGGAAGCCAAAACAGAATTAATTTATACAAAGCTGCAGATGGTTTTGCAAAAACACTAGATCAAAACACTGATATTGAAATGGATTTAGAATCAAAACAAGTCTATCTTACTGATTCAGGAATTAAAAAAGCTCACTCATTTTTTAGTATAGAAAACTTATTTGATTTTAGAAACACAGAGTTATTTCACTTAATTATGAATGCCTTAAAAGCTTTATTCACATTTAAATTAGAAGTTGAATATACAGTTCAAGATAATGAAATAATTTTAATTGATCAATTTACTGGTAGAACAATGCCTGGTAGAGCTTATAGTGATGGTTTACAACAAGCTTTACAAGCAAAAGAAGGTGTAGAAATAGAAGAAGAAACTACAACTTTAGCTACTATTACTTACCAAAATTTCTACAGACTTTATAATAAACTTTCTGGTATGACAGGAACTGCAAAAACAGAAGAAGAAGAATTCTTGAAAATTTATAATACAAGAGTTATAGTTTGTCCTACAAACAAACCAATTATAAGAGTTGATGAACCGGATTTAACATTTGGAACTACAAATGCCAAACTAAAACATTTAGTTAGAGATTTAGAAGAAGTAATTCAATCTGGAAGACCTGTTCTTATTGGTACAACATCAGTTGAATCATCAGAGCAAGTTTCAAGATATCTTGAAAAAGCTGGTATGAAGTTTGAAATGATTAATGCTAAGAATCACCATAGAGAAGCAGAGATAGTTGAAAAAGCTGGACAAGTTGGATCAATAACATTGGCTACAAACATGGCTGGTCGTGGAACTGACATTAAATTATCACAAGAAGCAAAAGACAATGGTGGATTATTTGTTATGGGTATAGAACGTAACGAAGCAAGACGTATTGATAACCAATTACGTGGTAGAGCTGGAAGACAAGGTGACCCAGGAAGTTCAAGATTTTATATTTCTATGGATGATGAACTTATGGTGCGTTTCTCATCTCCAAAACTAAGACAAATGTTTTTAAAACTTGGAGATGATCACATTAAATCTAAAATGTTTACTAGAGCAATTACTAATGCTCAAAAAAAATTAGAAGGTTTAAACTTTGATCAACGTAAAAATGTTCTTGACTATGACAACATTCTATCTCAACAACGTGAAGCTATTTATGCACAAAGGGATTCTATATTAGAACAAGAAACTTTAAAGGTTGTTCTATCAAGATTCCAATACACAATAGCATACGAAATGGTGGAAAGAAATTCTGAACTTGTTAGAGGTGAAAGAACAATAAATATAAATTCACTTATACAAGAAATTGATGGTAAATTTGTTTTAGAAAATTCTCTTACAGAAAAAGATTTTGTTGGTCTTGAAAAACAAGACATAGCAAAAAAAATATCTGAAAAAATGATGGAACTTTATATTGCTAAAACTAGCGCTGTCCCTCAAGAAGTTATTTCAGAAATGGAAAGAAGAACTATTCTTCAAAGTTTAGATCATCATTGACAAAAACATATTAACTTAACTCAAAAATTAAGAAGTGGTATTTATTTACAACAATACGCACAAAACAATCCACTTCATGAATATGTAGAGGAATCAGCTAAATTATTTAATAAGATGAAAATTATGATTGCTGAAGAAACAATTGTAAAATTAAATGGTTCATTTGTAAGTGAAATGAATTCTAACAAAGAAGAAATTCAATTTACACAACCAGAACCTAAAACAGTTAACATAAGTGATAAAGATATAGATCAAATCTTAGAGGAATGAAAAATACCTAAAGAAAAATTTGCAAGAGTTAATGTTGAAAAAAGATTCAAAGAACTTAAAGATGAGTTCAAAGATAACAAACAAGAAATTGAAAAACTTGATTTCCAATTTGCTGTTCTTGATGGATTAATGAAAAAATTAGATGAAATGTTTGCTCAACAAAGTAAACAAGCATCTGAGTTATCTTTTGAAGCTATTGAAAAAATAGTTTCAAAATTCAAACTTGAAAAAATATTCAATAGAGAACAAGTTAAAGAAGGTTTTGATAACCTTATGAAAGCAGCTAAAAGCGAAGAAGAAAAAACAACTTTATTAATTGAAACTCAAATACTTATGGCATTGGCAACTCAATTTGAAGCTAAACAAAAAGAATTCGCAGTTACTGATGAAGATGGAAATGTAAAAAAAGTTTTCAAAACTAATCCCGATGGTTCTATTTCAGAAGATGATATAGAAGATACAGAACAAGTACAAACAAAGACAAAATTAGGATAG
- the uvrA gene encoding excinuclease ABC subunit UvrA, protein MMNKKIIVKGAREHNLKNIDIEIPKEKLVVFTGLSGSGKSSLAFNTIYAEGERRYIESLSSFSRQFLKSVEKPDVDEIEGLSPAISIDQKTTSHNPRSTVGTTTEIHDHLRLLFANIGTPFCINGHGPIKTSSLKEIIETIKKETKEEDQIFILAPVVRDKKGTHKDLLSKLKKENFLRVQINGEVKSLEEEIELEQNKRHNIDIVVDRLIYKLEDEDLQSRIYSAIEVGLGYSNGLIKIHYPKRNDETKLFSTKYSCSECGFSIPNLEANLFSFNKKNGACETCSGLGVNLEADPGLIIPDSTLSIREGGILYYKNIVDTTNIEWQRFKLLCDYYLIDLNVQINKLSEKQINVILYGSEEPIETKITTVSGNVLRAFDYIEGIATLIERKYIETKSEENRKYYGKYMMSKVCKTCDGKRLNDIALSVKINGLSIADFVEMTIKEELTFLLNLNLTEQQEKIASLVLNQLLSRISFLNEVGLNYLTLSRSATTLSGGEAQRIRLAKQLGSKLSGVLYVLDEPSIGLHQRDNDKLISTLKKLRDLGNTLIVVEHDEDTMKASDWIVDIGPGAGVDGGNITAQGTYEEICKNPNSLTGKYLSKQLSIPTPKKRRGGNGLKIEIKGATENNLKNIDVTLPLGKFISVTGVSGSGKSTLVEEVIYKGLRKELNKELIRPGKYKSMKGWENVDKIIYVSQDPIGKTPRSNPATYTSVFDDIRDLYTEIPESKIRGYKKGRFSFNVPGGRCDACWGDGVVRVDMQFLGYVEVVCEICDGKRYNEETLQIKYRGKNIWDVLSMTVQEAHDFFENIPKIREKLETILAVGLGYIKLGQNATTLSGGEAQRVKLSTFLLKKQTGKTLFLLDEPTTGLHIDDVKRLIDVLNILVDQGNTVLTIEHNLDFIKVSDYVIDLGPEGGSGGGTILATGTPEQIIENKDSFTAKYLKEYLND, encoded by the coding sequence ATTATGAATAAAAAAATAATTGTTAAAGGTGCTAGAGAACATAATTTAAAAAATATTGATATTGAAATTCCTAAAGAAAAACTTGTAGTTTTCACTGGACTTTCTGGAAGTGGTAAATCTTCTTTGGCTTTTAATACAATCTATGCAGAAGGAGAGAGAAGATATATAGAATCTCTTTCTTCTTTTTCTAGACAATTTTTAAAATCAGTAGAGAAACCTGATGTAGATGAAATCGAAGGTCTTAGTCCTGCAATTTCTATTGATCAAAAAACAACAAGTCACAATCCAAGATCAACAGTTGGAACTACAACAGAAATACATGATCACCTAAGATTATTATTTGCAAATATTGGAACTCCATTTTGTATAAATGGTCACGGTCCAATTAAAACTTCTTCACTAAAAGAAATAATTGAAACTATAAAAAAAGAAACAAAAGAAGAAGATCAAATATTTATTTTAGCTCCTGTTGTTAGAGATAAAAAAGGAACACACAAAGATTTATTATCTAAATTAAAAAAAGAAAACTTTTTAAGAGTACAAATTAATGGAGAAGTAAAAAGTCTAGAAGAAGAAATTGAATTAGAACAAAACAAAAGACATAATATTGATATAGTTGTTGATAGACTTATTTATAAATTAGAGGATGAAGATTTACAATCAAGAATTTATTCTGCTATTGAAGTTGGTCTTGGTTATTCAAATGGTCTAATAAAAATTCATTATCCAAAAAGAAATGATGAAACAAAATTATTCTCAACCAAATACTCATGTAGTGAATGTGGTTTTTCAATACCAAATCTAGAAGCTAATCTATTTTCATTTAACAAAAAAAATGGAGCATGTGAAACTTGTTCAGGGCTTGGAGTTAACTTAGAAGCTGACCCTGGACTTATAATCCCAGACTCAACACTTTCAATAAGAGAAGGTGGTATTTTATATTATAAAAATATTGTAGACACTACAAATATAGAATGACAAAGATTTAAATTATTATGTGATTATTATTTAATAGACTTAAATGTGCAAATAAATAAATTAAGTGAAAAACAAATTAATGTAATTCTTTATGGGAGTGAAGAACCAATCGAAACTAAAATTACAACTGTTAGTGGAAATGTTTTAAGAGCTTTTGATTATATAGAAGGTATAGCAACCTTGATTGAAAGAAAATATATTGAAACAAAATCTGAAGAGAACAGAAAGTATTACGGAAAATACATGATGTCAAAAGTATGTAAGACTTGTGATGGAAAAAGATTAAATGATATTGCACTTAGTGTAAAAATAAATGGATTATCAATTGCAGACTTTGTAGAAATGACAATTAAAGAAGAATTAACTTTCTTACTAAATTTAAATTTAACAGAGCAACAAGAAAAAATTGCAAGCTTAGTTTTAAATCAATTACTTTCAAGAATAAGTTTTTTAAATGAAGTTGGTTTAAATTATCTAACTCTTTCAAGAAGTGCAACAACTCTTTCTGGAGGAGAAGCACAAAGAATTAGATTGGCAAAACAATTAGGTTCAAAACTTTCTGGAGTGCTTTATGTTTTAGATGAACCTTCAATTGGTTTACATCAAAGAGATAACGACAAACTGATTTCTACTTTAAAAAAATTAAGAGACTTAGGAAATACTTTAATAGTTGTTGAACATGATGAAGATACAATGAAAGCTTCAGATTGAATTGTTGATATTGGTCCTGGTGCTGGAGTTGATGGTGGAAATATTACAGCCCAAGGTACTTACGAAGAAATTTGTAAAAACCCAAACTCACTAACTGGTAAATATTTATCAAAACAATTATCTATACCAACTCCAAAAAAACGTAGAGGTGGTAATGGTTTAAAAATAGAAATCAAAGGCGCTACAGAAAATAATTTAAAAAATATTGATGTAACACTTCCTTTGGGTAAATTTATTTCTGTTACTGGAGTTAGTGGTAGTGGTAAATCAACTTTAGTTGAAGAAGTTATTTATAAAGGTTTAAGAAAAGAATTAAACAAAGAATTAATTCGTCCAGGTAAATATAAATCTATGAAGGGTTGAGAAAATGTAGATAAAATTATTTATGTTTCTCAAGATCCTATTGGAAAAACACCAAGATCAAATCCTGCTACATATACTTCTGTATTTGATGACATAAGAGATCTTTATACTGAAATACCAGAATCAAAAATAAGAGGATACAAAAAAGGAAGATTTAGTTTTAATGTTCCTGGTGGAAGATGTGATGCTTGTTGAGGTGATGGTGTAGTAAGAGTTGATATGCAATTTTTAGGTTATGTAGAAGTTGTTTGTGAAATTTGTGATGGTAAAAGATATAATGAAGAAACTCTACAAATAAAATATAGAGGAAAAAATATTTGAGATGTATTAAGCATGACTGTCCAAGAAGCTCATGATTTCTTTGAAAACATTCCTAAGATAAGAGAAAAACTAGAAACTATTTTAGCTGTAGGTCTTGGTTACATTAAGTTGGGTCAAAATGCTACAACTCTTTCTGGAGGAGAAGCGCAGAGAGTTAAACTTTCAACATTTTTACTAAAAAAACAAACAGGTAAAACTTTATTCTTATTAGATGAACCAACAACCGGTTTACACATTGATGATGTTAAAAGATTAATTGATGTGTTAAACATTTTAGTAGATCAAGGTAATACTGTTTTAACAATTGAACATAATTTAGATTTTATAAAAGTTTCAGATTATGTAATAGACTTAGGTCCTGAAGGTGGAAGTGGAGGAGGAACAATCCTAGCTACTGGTACACCAGAACAAATAATTGAAAACAAAGATAGCTTCACAGCGAAATATTTAAAGGAGTACTTGAATGATTAG
- a CDS encoding folate family ECF transporter S component → MNFYLYTNIGAAILLLGILFVALALENFTFKKISLKHITVISLFAACSAVLTGLSYQIPPIFGNVRLAFGDWILFLLGLLFGPLCGIISAICTDTLMTLTMPPSGAYHCGYMFGKCVLAFSGSLVFLVRSEKRVLLRVIILYTFAYVLQSLVLNQIWMMSWAGTAAWLDFVVKLIKLPVALPIYIAFTFISYVPIRKLLSNWNNEFVWCFKTEYIEKSLDY, encoded by the coding sequence ATGAACTTTTATTTATATACAAATATTGGAGCAGCTATTTTGTTGCTAGGTATTTTATTTGTTGCTTTGGCTCTTGAAAATTTTACATTTAAAAAAATTAGTCTAAAGCACATAACTGTAATTTCATTATTTGCAGCCTGCAGTGCTGTTTTGACTGGTTTGTCATATCAAATACCACCAATATTTGGTAATGTAAGACTTGCTTTTGGGGATTGAATTTTATTCTTGTTAGGTTTATTATTCGGTCCTTTGTGTGGAATAATATCTGCAATATGTACAGATACTTTGATGACATTAACTATGCCTCCAAGTGGAGCATATCATTGTGGTTATATGTTTGGTAAATGTGTTTTAGCATTTTCTGGTTCTCTTGTTTTTCTTGTTAGATCAGAAAAAAGAGTTTTATTAAGGGTTATAATACTTTACACTTTTGCATATGTGTTACAAAGTTTAGTATTAAACCAAATATGAATGATGTCTTGAGCAGGAACCGCTGCATGATTGGATTTTGTAGTAAAATTAATCAAACTTCCAGTTGCTTTACCAATTTATATAGCATTTACATTTATTTCTTATGTGCCAATTAGAAAACTTCTTTCTAATTGAAATAACGAGTTTGTGTGATGCTTTAAAACAGAATACATAGAAAAAAGTCTAGATTATTAA
- the hprK gene encoding HPr(Ser) kinase/phosphatase: MSKLYAKKLIEAFKLEIVSGKDKLDNRIEAYGINRAGLELTGYFEEGEKSHRIIVMSTKEYSYIMNFEENERRIRYEKLFSRNIPMIILTDKFEDQVAIDVAIKMDSLLVRTNTESTSDFTQSVLEFMDDYFAPLTEVHASCVNIFGKGVLLIGESGIGKSEITLDLVKTNHLFVGDDRIVITKKSNELYGKSHEILKNLVEVRGIGIVDVSQTNGYQVILEKTKIDLVIELTQFKKNGIDDSERLGHTFAVYDILGVDVPYIKIPVSSGRNIPNIIEAAVAKLKIKQSGLYQDESQLLSERALNFNND; this comes from the coding sequence ATGAGTAAACTTTATGCAAAAAAACTAATAGAAGCTTTCAAATTAGAGATCGTTTCAGGTAAAGATAAATTAGATAACAGAATTGAAGCTTATGGAATAAATAGGGCTGGACTTGAATTAACTGGATATTTTGAAGAGGGAGAAAAGTCTCACAGAATAATAGTTATGTCTACAAAAGAATATTCATACATCATGAATTTTGAAGAAAATGAAAGACGTATAAGATATGAAAAACTATTTTCAAGAAATATCCCTATGATTATACTTACTGATAAATTTGAAGATCAAGTAGCAATAGATGTTGCAATAAAAATGGATTCATTATTGGTTAGAACAAATACTGAATCAACAAGTGACTTTACTCAAAGTGTACTTGAATTTATGGATGATTATTTTGCACCTCTTACAGAAGTTCATGCTTCATGTGTAAATATTTTTGGTAAAGGAGTTCTTCTTATTGGAGAATCTGGAATCGGTAAATCAGAGATAACACTAGACTTAGTAAAAACAAATCACTTGTTTGTGGGTGACGATAGAATTGTTATTACAAAAAAATCAAATGAGCTTTATGGTAAAAGTCATGAGATTTTAAAAAACTTAGTTGAAGTTAGAGGGATTGGTATTGTTGACGTTTCGCAAACAAATGGTTATCAAGTTATTTTAGAAAAAACTAAAATTGATTTAGTTATAGAATTAACTCAATTTAAGAAAAATGGAATAGATGATTCAGAAAGATTAGGACATACATTTGCTGTTTATGACATTCTTGGTGTAGATGTTCCTTATATTAAAATTCCTGTTTCATCAGGAAGAAACATCCCAAACATTATTGAAGCTGCTGTTGCTAAATTAAAAATTAAACAAAGTGGTTTATACCAAGATGAAAGTCAATTATTAAGTGAAAGAGCTTTAAATTTCAACAATGATTAG